The genomic segment CTGTCACGCCTCTGGCCTCCCTCCGGGGTCAAGATGCCATGAAGCGGGGCTGAGATTTGGCCCGGCCTTCACCCCTACCCTGAGTCAGAAAGCCAACTGAATCCTGAGTTGGTTCTCCGGCTCCTCTACCGGTGCCGGAGCGAGGAGAACCATGAAGAACCGGACGATGCTGGCACTGATGATGGGGCTGGGCCTGGGAGCCGCGCAGGCAGGAGGGGCCGAGGGTGTCCGCCAGGAGGGCTTTCTCGACGTGAATGGGGCGCGGATTCACTACGTCAGCGTGGGGCAGGGCACGCCCATGCTGCTGCTGCACGGCTATCCGCTGAGCGGCGAACTCTTCGCCCGCAACCGCGACGCCCTGGCCGCCGCTGGGTACCGCGTGATCACGGTGGACCACCGGGGCTACGGCCAGAGCACCGCCCCCGCTTCCGACCCCGGCAGCCTGACGACCTACGCGGCCGACGCCCTCGCGGTGATGGACCGCCTCGGCGTGCAGCAGGCCATCGTGGGCGGCATGAGCATGGGCGGCCCCATCGCCTTCGAGATGTACAAGGCGGCTCCGCAGCGCTTCCTGGGCCTGGTGCTGATCAACACCATCGCCAACCCGGCCTCCATCGTGGAGCAGCACCTCTGGCGGGGCATGGCGCAAAAGGCGAGCATCTTCGGACCGCAGTCGCTGGTGGGTGAGCTGCTCAAGGACATGCTGACCGGGCAGACGCGCCTGAACCGTCCCGCCGACGCGGCTTTCCTCACGGCCATCGTCAAGCAGGCGACGGGCGCGGCGGACGTAGCAGGGGCGAATGCGCTGGCGACCCGGCCCGACTACGTGCCTTTCCTGAAGACGATCCAGGTGCCCACGCTGGTGCTGGGGAGCGTGGAGGACACGGTGTATCCGCCCGAGTTCAGCCGGAAGATGCAGCAGAACATCGCCGGGTCGAAGCTGGTACTGATTCCGGGCGCCGCCCACGCGGCGATCTTCGAGAAGGCGGACGCGGCCAACCGGGCCATTCTCGACTGGGCGCGGGCGAACAACCTGCGCTGAGCGGGATGCAGAGGGACGCGGGGAGCTTTCGGCCTCCGCGTCCCTCGCCTGTTCACCTGCCAGACTTCCCCCATGCACTCCACCGCCGACGTGCGCGGCATCTGCGCGGCCCTGCCCGGCTCGCGCGAGACGTTCCCCTTTGACGCGACCACCCTGGTCTTCAAGGTCGCGGGCAAGATGTACGCGCTGACCGACCTCACCGCCGATCCGGTCACCCTCTCGCTGAAGGTGCGGCCGGAGGATGGGGAAGCGTTGCGGGCGGCCGACCCGGCGATCACGCCCGGCTCCCACCTCAACAAGCGCCACTGGGTCACGGTGACGCTGGACGGGACGGTGCCGGAGGCGGTGGTGCGTGAACTGCTCGCCGGAAGTCACGCTTTGGTCGTGGCCGGGCTGACGCGGGCGCAGCGGGCGGGGCTGGGGGGATAAACCAGAAGGGAGCCAGGTTCGTCCCGGCTCCCTTCTGGCGTCCTGACCTCAGAACGCCGTGTCCAGTGCCCCCAGCGCCGCCTGGGGGTCCTGAATCCCGGCCTGGGCCATGTCGGGCCGCCCGCCGCCCTTGCCGCCCGCCGCCGCCGCGAGCTTGCCCACGAGCTGCCCCGCGTGCGCTCCGCGCGAGACGGCGTCTTTCGTCGCCTTCACCACGAGGCCCTTGTCGCTGGCGATCACGGCGAGGTCGGCCCCGCTGGTGTCGAGCAGCTTGTCGGCGGCACCGCGCAACTCGTTGCCCTCGATGCCCGCGAGCTTCAGCGCGGCGACCTTGAAGCCGCCCAACTCGCGCACCTGCTGCCCCGCGCCCCCCCCGCCGCCCATCTGGGCTTCCGCGAGCTGGCGACGGACCTGGGCGGTTTCCTGCCCGGCCGCCTTGAGCTGGGCTTGGAGGCCCTGCACGCGGGCTTCCAGGCCCTCCACACCGGTGTTCAGCAGCCCGGCCACCCGCGAGGCCGCCTCCAGCCGGCCGCGCACCCAGGCGGTGGCCGCCTCGCCCGCGAGCGCCTCGATGCGCCGCACGCCCGCCGCCACGTTCTCGTCGGACACGATCACGAAGGCCCCGATGTCCCCGGTCCGGCGCACGTGTGCCCCGCCGCACAGCTCCTTGCTGGTGACCGTCGTGCTGCCAAAAGAGACGCTGCCCTCCACGCTGACCACCCGCACGGTGTCGCCGTATTTCTCCCCGAAGAGGGCGGTCGCCCCTGCCGCCTTCGCCGCCTCGATGGGCATCTCCTGCCACGTCACCGGGAAGTTGGCCGTGACCCAGCGGCTGACGAGCGCCTCTACCTGGCTGACCTCCTCCGCACTGAGAGCCGCCCCGTGCGCGAAGTCGAAGCGCAGGCGGTCAGGGGCGACCAGCGACCCGGCCTGCCGCACCCCTGACCCCAGCACGGCCCGCAGCGCGGCGTGCAGCAGGTGGGTGGCCGTGTGGTGCCGCTCGGTGGCCCGGCGGTGGGGGGAGACGACGCCGCGCACGCGGGTGCCGGGGCGCAGCTCGCCTTCCTCGACCAGCACGTCGTGGAGGAACACGCCCGCCGGGGTCTTGCGGGTGTCGCGCACGCGCCCGGCGCCGCCGTCCCACTCCAGCCGCCCGGTATCGCCCACCTCGCCGCCGCCCTCCGCGTAAAAGGGGCTGCGCGAGAGGACCACCATGCCCTCGCTCCCGGCGGGCAGATGCTCCAGCCGCTCGCCCGCGCCCATCAGCGCAAGCACCTCGCCCTCGGCCTCCAGCTCGTCGTAGCCGACAAACTCGGTGGCGGGCAGGCCGTCGAGCGCCTCCTGGGAGCCGCCGAACAGCTCGGACTTGCCGTACTTGCTCCCCGCACGGGCGAGGTTCTGCGCGTTTTCCAGGCTCTCGGCGTATCCGGCCTCGTCCACCGAAACGCCGTACTCCTCCGCGATCTCCTTGGTCAGGTCTACCGGGAAGCCGTAGGTGTCGTACAGCACGAAGGCGTCTTCACCGCGCAGCGTGCCGCCCTGCCCCAGCCCGGAGAGCAGCCCGCCGAGGCGCTGGATGCCGCCCTCCAGCGTCTTCAAAAACCGCTCCTCCTCGGCGCGGATGGCCGCCTGCACCCGCTCCTGCTCGGCGCGGAGTTCGGGGTAGGCATCGCCCATCTTCTCCACGACGAGGGGCACCAGCGTGTGCAGCGTCGGCTCGCGCAGGCCCAGCAGGTAGGCGTGGCGGGAGGCGCGGCGCAGAATCTTGCGGATGACGTAGCCGCGCCCGGTGTTGCTCAGGGCCACGCCGTCCGCGATCACCATGCTCACCGAGCGGACATGCTCGGCCACCACCCGGTGCGACACGCTCTGCGGCCCCTCGTAGGGCTTGCCGCTCAGCTCGGCCACCCGCGCGATCAGGGGCGCGAACACGTCGTTGGAGTAGAAGTCGTATGCGCCTTGCACGACGGTGGCGATGCGCTCCAGGCCCATCCCGGTGTCGATGTTCTTGAAGGGGAGGTCGGCCAGCACGGGCGTGCCGTCGGGGAGGGGGTCCTGACGGTCGTACTGCGGGAAGACGCAGTTCCAGATTTCCAGGAAGCGGGCGCTCTCGCGGGTCTGCGCGTAGTCGGCCCAGGTGTCGTCGCCGTAGGCGGGACCCCGGTCATAGAAGATCTCCGAGCAGGGGCCGCAGGGACCGTTGGGGCCTTCCCTGGGCGCGTCGGCAGGCCAGAAGTTCTCGTCGGCCCCGAAGCGCAGGATGCGGCCCTCGGGGAGGCCGATCTCCTTCGTCCAGATGCCGAAGGCTTCCTCGTCTTCTTCGTAGATGGTCGCGTGAAGCCGCTCCGGGTCCAGGCCCATCCATTCGGGCGAGGTCAGAAATTCCCAGGCCCAGGTCAGCGTCTCGCGCTTGAAGTAGTCCCCGAAGGAGAAGTTGCCCAGCATCTCCAGCAGCGAGCAGTGCCGCAGGGTGCGGCCCACATTCTCGATGTCGCCCACCCGCAGGCATTTCTGCACGGTGGTCACGCGCCGGTTCTCGCCGTGGCCGGGGAACTTCGCCGGGGCGCCCATGAACTGCGGCTTGAAGGGCTGCATCCCCGCCACCGTGAACAGCGTGGTCGGGTCGGGGGCAATCAGCGAGTGCGAGGGCAGCCGCAGGTGCCCCTTCAGGGCGAAGAATTGCAGGTATTTCTCGCGGATTTCAGCGGTGGTCAGCGGCCCGGTCATGGGGGGAAGTGTAGCGCGGGGGCTGTGGGGCGATTCTGGCGGGGGCACCTGGGAAGGCGGCGGGGTGAGCCACCCAACGAAAGAGGCGGGGCCGCAGCCCCACCCCCAGACCGGAGACGGGCTTAGACGAACTGTCCGCCGTGCCGGGCCGCCGCCGCCTCGACCGCGTCTGCCGGAATGCTCTCCTCGACGGCCACCGCGCGGCCACTTTCGCCCGCGCTGCTGCGGAGGCGCTCGTACTGCTCGTCACTCACGTCGGAGGAGGAGCTGTAGCTCCGGCTCGCCCCGCCCGTCTCGTCCACGCCCGCTGCGCCGCCGATGGCGCCGACCGCCGCGCCCACGCCGCTGCCCAGGGCCGTCATGCCCAAGATCACCGGCAGGGCCAGTCCGCCCGTCGCCACCGTGGCCGCCGTGCCGAGGACACCTGCCGCCGCGCCCACTGCCGCGCCCACGCCCGTGCCCTTGACCGCACCCTCGCCCGCGTCCTCGGGGGTGCCGCCCCCCTGTACATACTGGGTTCCCGTCGTGGTGGTCGTGCCCATCGTGCCGCCCGCCATACGGCGGTTCACGGTGGTCTGGCCCATCTCGGGCTGAATCAGCCCCTGGCTCCGGAGATCGTCGATAAAGGCGTCGGCCTGGGCCTTGCTGGGAAAGAGAAGGTGTCGCATGGGGCGCAGTCTGCGGCGCCTGCCCCGCGCCCGGTATGAGAGGAAGCCCAAGCGCCGCCGCCCAGCGGGTAGGGTCTGCCCCCGGTGCCCGAAGAAAGGGATAACGGCGACCTCGCGCGGGGCCGCCGTCGCCGGGTGCTGGGTTCAGTCCAGGTCCACCGACCACCACGCCTCGCGCCGGGCGGCGAGGCGGGCGCGGGGGTCGCCCAGGGTCTCCATCGCCTCCGTCAGGCCCCGCCAATCGCTCTCGCTCATGGGGTCGAGGGCCAGCGCCCGCTGGTGGAACTGCGCGGCGTCCTTGGGGCGGCCCGCCGAGGCAGCCGCCTGCGCGGCCAGCCCCAGGACGCTGAGCTGCTTGGCCTCCAGCCGGGCACGGGCTTCGTCCACCCAGGGGCTGTCGGCACCGGGCAAAAAGAGGCCGTACAGGTCGGCGAGTTCGCGCAGTTCCTCCAATCCCAGGCTGCCCGACTCGGCCTGTTTGGCAAGCAGCTCGAAGCGGGCCACGTCGTAGTCGGGCTGAAGGTCGGCGGCGAGCGCGTATCGGCGGTTGGCGCTCACGACGGCCTCGCTGCTCAGGCTGCGGCGCAAGCGGTGCAGGGTGGTGTGAAAGAGGCTGCTGGCGCGGGCCTCGTCCTTTTCCGGCCACAGCGCCTCGGCCGCCTCCCAGGAGGTCACCTCGCGGCGTTCGAGCAGGTAGAAGAACAGCTCCAGCGCCTTGCGCGACACCCACGCGACCGCCGTGCCCTGCCACACGACCTGCGCGGTGCCCAGGGCGCGGGCCGACATCCCGCTTTCCTGGGTGCGCGTCAGGCCCACGCGGCGCAGCCGGGCGTCCACGGCGGTGGTCAGGTCCTGCGGGGTAAAGGGCTTGGGCACATAGTCGTCGGCCCCCAGGTTCATGCCCCGGCGCACGTCGCCGCGCTCGGCATGGCTGGAGAGCAGCACGAAGGGCACGGCGCTCAGCTTCTCGTGGCCCCGGACCTGTTCCAGAAACTCCAGACCGGTCATGTAGGGCATCACCACGTCACTGATGACGAGGTCGGGGGTAAAGACCTTCAGGAGATCGAGCGCCTCCACCGGGTGACTGCTCGTGCGGACCTCGTGCCCGGCGCGGGACAGGATCACGCTGACGAGCTTGAGGATGGCGGCGTCGTCATCCACGACCAGGATGCGCGGCATGGGGGGCAGTGTAGCAGCGGCTGGGGCCGGGACACGTACCGGGATTCACACGCCCGCCGCCGGGCTAGGCTGGGGGGCATGACCACGCCTGCGCCCCTGACCCTCCTTCACGTCCGGACCCTCACCCTGAATCCGCAGCAGCCCGAGGCCGGGGCCGTGCTGGTCGGCGGCGGGCGCGTCCTGGCGGTGGGAAGCCGCGAGGAGCTGCGGGCGCTCGCGCCGGGGGCCGAGGTGCAGGACCACCGCGACCTGCTCCTGACGCCGGGGCTCGCGGAGGCGCATGTCCACCTCGTGAGCTACGGCTTCTCGCTGTCTGAACTGGGCCTGCACGGCGCCCGCAGTGTGTCGGAGGTGCAGGCGAAGGTCGCGCAGCGGGCGATGAACACGCCCCCCGGCACCTGGATTCGCGGGGGCGGCTTCCTGCTCTCCGAGCTGGGTCTCGCCGAGTACCCCACCGCCGAGCTGCTGGACGAGGTCAGCCCGCACCATCCCGTCCTGATCTACTCGCGCGACCTGCACCTGAGCTGGGCGAACTCGCTCGCGCTGCGTTTGAGCGGAATCACGGCGGACACCCCCGACCCCGAGGGCGGAAAGATCGTGCGCCCGCTGGGGACGCTGCTGGAACACGCCAGCGGCCTCGTCGCACGGATCCGCCCCACCCCCACCGACGCCGAATACCTCGCGGCGGCGAAGGCGGGCGCCGACGATCTGGCCGCGCGAGGCTACGTCAGCGCCCACACGATGGCCTTCGAGCCGGTGGAGGCGCCGAGAGCCGTGCAACTCCTCGCCCAGCGGGGTGAGTTGCCGCTGCGGGTGTGGGCCACCCTGCCGCACGACCGGCTGGAGCACGCCCGCGACCTGGGGCTGCGCCTCACGCCCGGCGGCCTCTTCCAGTGGGGTGGGGTCAAGTTCTTCGCGGACGGGGCGCTGGGCAGCCGCACCGCGTGGCTGCACGCGCCCGGCTTCGCGGACGGGTCGGGCACCGGGATTCCCCTCGACCCCCCCGAGCTGATCCGCGAGCGCGGCGAGGAGGCGCTGCGGCTGGGCCTCACGCCCGTGACCCACGCGATCGGGGACCGGGCGAACACCGAGGTACTGGGCGTATACGACGCCCTGCGCCCCCTCGCCGACGGGGTGGGCGTGCGGCTGCGGATTGAGCACGCGCAGCACCTCCGCCCAGGGGACATCGCCCGCTTCCGGGGCCTGACCGCCAGCGTGCAGCCCATCCACCTCCAGGCCGACGGTCCGATGATCCGGGAGCTGTTGCCGCACCTGCTGGAGACGAGCTACCCTTTCCGGTCCCTGCAGCAGGCCGGGGCCATCCTCGCCTTCGGGTCCGACGCCCCGGTCGCGCCGCCCGAGTACCGCGCCAACTTCGCCGCCGCGCTCACCCGCCGCGACGACGCGGGCGAGGCGATCGCCCCCGCCGAGGCCCTGACCGAGGGGGAGGTGCTGTGGGCGCACACGCGCGGCCCCGCTCTCGCCGCCGGGTGGGACGACGAGGGGATCATCCGGCCGGGAGCGCGGGCGGCCTTCACCCTGTGGGACCGGCTGGGCGGGCAGGCGCGGGCGCTGGTGCTGTAGGAGCCGACCTTACAGCCCGGTCGTGCCGCCGGGTCCTGGCAGATTCGGCCCGACGTGCCCCGCCTCGCGCCGGGTGTCGTCCAGCGCGTCCATCGTGCGGTTCAGCCTCGCCTGACGCACCGCGAGCACGGCCATGGTGCCGAGAAACAGCCCGAGCGAGATCAGACCCGTCATGGTGCTCCCAAGACTGAGGGAGACAGGTCAGCTCCCTGTCTCCCCCTGCGGTGCCCGGCCGGGCGCTCCGTTTACGCCTCGACTTCTTCCGGCAGTTCCGCGTTGGTGTACACGTTTTGCACGTCGTCGAGGTCTTCGAGGGCGTCCACCAGGGCCATCAGCTTGCGGGCGTCGCCCTCGTCGACGGCCACCGTGTTGCTGGGAATCATGGTGATCTGGCCGCTCTCGGGCTTGAAGCCCGCCGCCGCGAGCGCGTCCTGCACGCTGTAGAGGTCGTTCGGCGCCGTGCTGATCTCCAGGCCGTCCTCGGACTCCTGAAAGTCCTCGGCGCCGTGCTCGATGACGGCTTCCTGCGCGGCCTCCGACGCGTCGGGGAGCAGCAGGACGCCTTTTTTCTCGAACTGCCACGCGACCGAGCCGCTGGTGCCGAGGCTGCCGCCGCGCTTGTTGAACACGGCGCGGATGTCGGCCACCGTGCGGTTCACGTTGTCGGTCAGGGCCTCGATAAAGATGGCGGTGCCGCCGGGGCCGTAGCCCTCGTAGGTGACTTCCTTGTACTCGGCCGCCCCCTCGGCCGCGCCCGCCGCCCGCTTGATCGCGTTCTCGATGTTGTCGGCGGGCACCGTGTCGGCCTTGGCCGCCGCGATGGCGTTTTTCAGGCTGAGATTGGCCGCGGGGTCACCGCTGCCGCCCGAACGGACGGCCGCCTGAATGGCGCGGATGTGCTTGGAGTACATCGCGCTGCGCTTCTTGTCGTTGGCACCCTTTTTGCGCTTGATCTGTGCCCATTTGCTGTGTCCGGCCATGTTCCGTGTCTCCTTCAGGAAAGACGCGCTCACCCGGGGAGAGCGGGGGCGCGTGGTGGCGAGCATTCTAACGCGGCGGCCGCGCGGCCCGTCGGAAGCCCGTCACACCCGCAGGTCGTCTTCTTCCGTCAGGAAGTCCACCGCGCCCGAGCCGATCTCGTAAAAGGCGCCGATCACCCGCACCTGCCCGCTCGCCTCGGCCTCGCGGATCACGGGCTGCTCGCGCAGGGCGGCGGCCTGATGGCGGACGTTGTTCAGCACGGCCTCGCGCATCCGGGCCTTTTTGTCGCGGATGGGCGGGAGGCCCTGCACGCTGGGCTGAATGCGGGCGATCAGGCGGCGCAGGTGCTCGGGCTCGTGGGCGAGATCGTCATCGGGCAGCAGCGCGGCGGCCACGGCCCCGCACCCCTCGTGGCCCATCACCACGATCAGCCGCACGTCGAGGTGCCGGATCGCGTACTCCAGCGTGCCCAGTTCCGAGTCGCCCACCACGTTGCCCGCCACCCGCGCCACGAACAGGTCCCCGAGCCCCTGATCGAAGACGATCTCGACGGGCACCCGGCTGTCGCTGCACGCGAGCACCGCCGCGAAGGGCGTCTGGCCCATGATCTGGGCGCGGCGCTGGTTGGCGTCCGCCTCGGGGCGGGTGGCCTGACCGGAGAAGAAGCGGGCGTTGCCGTCCTTGAGGGCCTCGATGGCGGCTTCCGGCGAGGTCATGCGGCCCTGGCGCAGCGCCGCGATGTCCTTCATGCTGGCCCCGCGCCGCACCGCGTCCAGGATGCGCCGTTCGAGATCGGAGACGGGAGCCGGGGTCCGGGCGTCGGGAACGGAAGTGCTCACCCAGTCATCCTAGACCCGCAGGCCCAGGATGACCGGAGGCGGTGACCGTTCCTGCCTGGGAAACGCGTCTCTCAAGCAGGAACGGCTACTGCCCCTGTCCGGCCGTGTATCCCGGCTGGCCGTCGAAGGTATAGAGGTGCTCGGTCTTCACGAAATCCAGCCCGGCCTCCGACACGCGGGCCAGCAGCGCGAGCACGTCGGCGGGCGTGGCGGGCCGCTCGCCGCGCCACAGGAAGCGGCAGCGCCAGTGGTCCGAGCAGATCGTCTCGGGCAGGCCCTGCGGCCAGACCTTGACCCCCAGGTTGGAGATCATGTCGAGGGTCCAGTCGGTGCCCTCTGCTCCCTGAAGCCGCGCCCCCAGCACATCCGGCCGCCTCTGCGCGTCCCACCACTCCAGAAAGACGTCGGTGCCCACCAGCACCTTCTCGGCACGGGGCCGGGGCGTGAGGCTCACCTGAATCTGGGAGGCTGCCTCGCCCTGCACGGCGGGGAGGCGCTCCGGCATCTGGCCCAGACGCTCGATCACGGCGTCCGCGAAGGCCTGGGTGCCCACCCGCCGGGACGTGTGCTCGCCCGCGATGTCCCCGGTGTGGATGCCGTCTTCCAGGGTCCGCAGCCAGGCGTTCTGCACCCGCGTGGCCACGTCGCCCTGCCCGATGTGCGTCAGCATCAGCGCCGCCGCGTGCAGCAGGCCGCTGGGGTTGGCCCGGTCCTGCCCGGCGATGTCGGGGGCACTGCCGTGAACCGCCTCGAACAGGGCGACGGTCTGCCCGATATTCGCGCTGCCCCCCAGGCCCACCGACCCCGCGACCTCCGAGGCGATGTCCGAGAGGATGTCCCCGTAGAGGTTCAGGGTCACGATCACGTCGAAGCGCTCGGGCTGGGCGCCCAGTCGCGCCGCGCCGATGTCCACGATCAGGTGGTCGGCCGTGATCTCCGGATATTCCCGCGCCACCTCGCCGAAGACCCGGTGAAACAGGCCGTCGGTGAGCTTCATGATGTTGTCCTTGCTCATCGCCGTGACCTTGCGCCGCCCGTGGGCGCGGGCGTACTCGAAGGCGTAACGCACCACCCGCTCGCAGCCCTCGCGGGTGACCAGTTTGAGGCACTGGTAGACCTCGTCGGTCTGGCGGTGCTCGATGCCCGCGTACAGGGCTTCCTCGTTCTCGCGCACGATCACGAGGTCCATGCCGGGGTGGTGCGTGGCGACGAAGGGCGCGTAGGCCCGCGCCGGGCGCACGTTGGCGTACAGGCCCAGCGCCTTGCGCAGGGTCACGTTCACGCTCTTGTACCCGCCGCCCTGCGGGGTGGTGATCGGCCCCTTGAGCAGCACGCCCGTGCGCCGCAGGTCCTCCCAGGCCTCCGGCGCGACTCCCGACGACACGCCGCGCAGGTAGACCTCCTGCCCCACCTCCACCGGGCGCGGCTCGATGCGGGCGCCCGCGGCTTCCAGCACCCGCAGGGTGGCCGCCATGATTTCCGGGCCGATTCCGTCGCCGGGCGCGACCGCGATGGGCGTGAGGGTGGGGGGGGTGGGCGCCTGCGGGGCAGGGTGGACATCGGTGCTGTTCATGGCCTCTCCTTGGAACGCCCGGCACCGGGGCCGGGAACGCGACCACTATAGCGAAAAAGATGTCGCGTCTCCGGTGTCGTGATTTGAACCGCGTTCAAGCAGGCGGTACGGTGGGACGGCTGCGTCCGCGCATCCCTCCTCCCATGACCGAGCCTGCCCCCGACCGTCCCTGGACCTTCCTGACCAACCACACGCACGTCCTGCTGTGTCTGGTGCGCGAGCCGGGCGGCACCCTGCGGCAGGTCGCGGAGCGGGTCGGCATTACCGAGCGGGCGGTGCAGCGGATCATCCGCGATCTGGAACAGGCCGGGGTGATCACGCGCACCCGCGAGGGTCGCCGCAACCGCTATGCGGTGAACCCCGGTTTTCATCTGCGGCACCCGCTGGAGGCCCACCGCACCGTGGGCGAACTGCTGACCCTGCTGGAGGGGGAGGAGGCGGGGGCCTGACCGGGAGGCCGGGGTCATGCTCTAGGCTGACCCCATGA from the Deinococcus sp. NW-56 genome contains:
- the alaS gene encoding alanine--tRNA ligase — translated: MTGPLTTAEIREKYLQFFALKGHLRLPSHSLIAPDPTTLFTVAGMQPFKPQFMGAPAKFPGHGENRRVTTVQKCLRVGDIENVGRTLRHCSLLEMLGNFSFGDYFKRETLTWAWEFLTSPEWMGLDPERLHATIYEEDEEAFGIWTKEIGLPEGRILRFGADENFWPADAPREGPNGPCGPCSEIFYDRGPAYGDDTWADYAQTRESARFLEIWNCVFPQYDRQDPLPDGTPVLADLPFKNIDTGMGLERIATVVQGAYDFYSNDVFAPLIARVAELSGKPYEGPQSVSHRVVAEHVRSVSMVIADGVALSNTGRGYVIRKILRRASRHAYLLGLREPTLHTLVPLVVEKMGDAYPELRAEQERVQAAIRAEEERFLKTLEGGIQRLGGLLSGLGQGGTLRGEDAFVLYDTYGFPVDLTKEIAEEYGVSVDEAGYAESLENAQNLARAGSKYGKSELFGGSQEALDGLPATEFVGYDELEAEGEVLALMGAGERLEHLPAGSEGMVVLSRSPFYAEGGGEVGDTGRLEWDGGAGRVRDTRKTPAGVFLHDVLVEEGELRPGTRVRGVVSPHRRATERHHTATHLLHAALRAVLGSGVRQAGSLVAPDRLRFDFAHGAALSAEEVSQVEALVSRWVTANFPVTWQEMPIEAAKAAGATALFGEKYGDTVRVVSVEGSVSFGSTTVTSKELCGGAHVRRTGDIGAFVIVSDENVAAGVRRIEALAGEAATAWVRGRLEAASRVAGLLNTGVEGLEARVQGLQAQLKAAGQETAQVRRQLAEAQMGGGGGAGQQVRELGGFKVAALKLAGIEGNELRGAADKLLDTSGADLAVIASDKGLVVKATKDAVSRGAHAGQLVGKLAAAAGGKGGGRPDMAQAGIQDPQAALGALDTAF
- a CDS encoding amidohydrolase; the encoded protein is MTTPAPLTLLHVRTLTLNPQQPEAGAVLVGGGRVLAVGSREELRALAPGAEVQDHRDLLLTPGLAEAHVHLVSYGFSLSELGLHGARSVSEVQAKVAQRAMNTPPGTWIRGGGFLLSELGLAEYPTAELLDEVSPHHPVLIYSRDLHLSWANSLALRLSGITADTPDPEGGKIVRPLGTLLEHASGLVARIRPTPTDAEYLAAAKAGADDLAARGYVSAHTMAFEPVEAPRAVQLLAQRGELPLRVWATLPHDRLEHARDLGLRLTPGGLFQWGGVKFFADGALGSRTAWLHAPGFADGSGTGIPLDPPELIRERGEEALRLGLTPVTHAIGDRANTEVLGVYDALRPLADGVGVRLRIEHAQHLRPGDIARFRGLTASVQPIHLQADGPMIRELLPHLLETSYPFRSLQQAGAILAFGSDAPVAPPEYRANFAAALTRRDDAGEAIAPAEALTEGEVLWAHTRGPALAAGWDDEGIIRPGARAAFTLWDRLGGQARALVL
- a CDS encoding winged helix-turn-helix domain-containing protein → MTEPAPDRPWTFLTNHTHVLLCLVREPGGTLRQVAERVGITERAVQRIIRDLEQAGVITRTREGRRNRYAVNPGFHLRHPLEAHRTVGELLTLLEGEEAGA
- a CDS encoding NADP-dependent isocitrate dehydrogenase, translated to MNSTDVHPAPQAPTPPTLTPIAVAPGDGIGPEIMAATLRVLEAAGARIEPRPVEVGQEVYLRGVSSGVAPEAWEDLRRTGVLLKGPITTPQGGGYKSVNVTLRKALGLYANVRPARAYAPFVATHHPGMDLVIVRENEEALYAGIEHRQTDEVYQCLKLVTREGCERVVRYAFEYARAHGRRKVTAMSKDNIMKLTDGLFHRVFGEVAREYPEITADHLIVDIGAARLGAQPERFDVIVTLNLYGDILSDIASEVAGSVGLGGSANIGQTVALFEAVHGSAPDIAGQDRANPSGLLHAAALMLTHIGQGDVATRVQNAWLRTLEDGIHTGDIAGEHTSRRVGTQAFADAVIERLGQMPERLPAVQGEAASQIQVSLTPRPRAEKVLVGTDVFLEWWDAQRRPDVLGARLQGAEGTDWTLDMISNLGVKVWPQGLPETICSDHWRCRFLWRGERPATPADVLALLARVSEAGLDFVKTEHLYTFDGQPGYTAGQGQ
- a CDS encoding alpha/beta fold hydrolase, which encodes MKNRTMLALMMGLGLGAAQAGGAEGVRQEGFLDVNGARIHYVSVGQGTPMLLLHGYPLSGELFARNRDALAAAGYRVITVDHRGYGQSTAPASDPGSLTTYAADALAVMDRLGVQQAIVGGMSMGGPIAFEMYKAAPQRFLGLVLINTIANPASIVEQHLWRGMAQKASIFGPQSLVGELLKDMLTGQTRLNRPADAAFLTAIVKQATGAADVAGANALATRPDYVPFLKTIQVPTLVLGSVEDTVYPPEFSRKMQQNIAGSKLVLIPGAAHAAIFEKADAANRAILDWARANNLR
- a CDS encoding response regulator, translated to MPRILVVDDDAAILKLVSVILSRAGHEVRTSSHPVEALDLLKVFTPDLVISDVVMPYMTGLEFLEQVRGHEKLSAVPFVLLSSHAERGDVRRGMNLGADDYVPKPFTPQDLTTAVDARLRRVGLTRTQESGMSARALGTAQVVWQGTAVAWVSRKALELFFYLLERREVTSWEAAEALWPEKDEARASSLFHTTLHRLRRSLSSEAVVSANRRYALAADLQPDYDVARFELLAKQAESGSLGLEELRELADLYGLFLPGADSPWVDEARARLEAKQLSVLGLAAQAAASAGRPKDAAQFHQRALALDPMSESDWRGLTEAMETLGDPRARLAARREAWWSVDLD
- a CDS encoding carbonic anhydrase, whose protein sequence is MKDIAALRQGRMTSPEAAIEALKDGNARFFSGQATRPEADANQRRAQIMGQTPFAAVLACSDSRVPVEIVFDQGLGDLFVARVAGNVVGDSELGTLEYAIRHLDVRLIVVMGHEGCGAVAAALLPDDDLAHEPEHLRRLIARIQPSVQGLPPIRDKKARMREAVLNNVRHQAAALREQPVIREAEASGQVRVIGAFYEIGSGAVDFLTEEDDLRV
- a CDS encoding YebC/PmpR family DNA-binding transcriptional regulator, coding for MAGHSKWAQIKRKKGANDKKRSAMYSKHIRAIQAAVRSGGSGDPAANLSLKNAIAAAKADTVPADNIENAIKRAAGAAEGAAEYKEVTYEGYGPGGTAIFIEALTDNVNRTVADIRAVFNKRGGSLGTSGSVAWQFEKKGVLLLPDASEAAQEAVIEHGAEDFQESEDGLEISTAPNDLYSVQDALAAAGFKPESGQITMIPSNTVAVDEGDARKLMALVDALEDLDDVQNVYTNAELPEEVEA
- a CDS encoding MmcQ/YjbR family DNA-binding protein, encoding MHSTADVRGICAALPGSRETFPFDATTLVFKVAGKMYALTDLTADPVTLSLKVRPEDGEALRAADPAITPGSHLNKRHWVTVTLDGTVPEAVVRELLAGSHALVVAGLTRAQRAGLGG